One Panicum virgatum strain AP13 chromosome 9K, P.virgatum_v5, whole genome shotgun sequence genomic region harbors:
- the LOC120651433 gene encoding elongation factor P-like isoform X1, which produces MFPPNASPPLVRRLPFVLVARPCLLCPAIPDSAAANSPFLTASIGHLRCAGTNKGMTSLRHLVVGPTCHHPHGVTAATASLQLRRLPSCTRPLRSRLFTRVYALSSNDIRVGTNVEVDGAPWKVLEFLHVKPGKGAAFVRTKMRNYVTGNTVEKTFRAGSTLQEPSLSKETKQFTYKDGSQFVFMDLTTFEESRLNEADVGDKQKWLKEGMDCNLLYWNGKIIDFELPITVRLTVTDTDPGASDSAQGGTKPATLETGAVVTVPSFVNVGDDILVDSRTGQYMNRA; this is translated from the exons ATGTTTCCACCCaacgcctcccctcccctggtTCGACGCCTTCCCTTCGTCCTCGTCGCTCGCCCGTGCCTCCTCTGCCCTGCCATCCCAGACTCCGCCGCCGC CAACTCCCCCTTCCTCACAGCATCCATCGGTCACCTGCGCTGCGCAGGAACCAACAAAGGAATGACCTCTCTCCGCCACCTCGTCGTAGGCCCCACCTGCCACCATCCCCATGGCGTCACGGCAGCCACTGCCTCCCTCCAGCTCCGTCGCCTGCCCTCCTGCACCCGCCCCCTCCGCTCCCGCCTCTTCACCC GGGTTTACGCGCTCTCCAGCAATGACATCAGGGTTGGCACCAACGTTGAGGTCGACGGCGCGCCATGGAAAGTTCTAG AGTTTCTCCACGTCAAGCCTGGAAAAGGTGCTGCTTTTGTCAGGACAAAAATGCGCAATTATGTCACAGGCAATACAGTTGAGAAAACGTTTCGAGCTGGAAGTACG CTACAGGAACCATCCCTTTCAAAGGAAACCAAGCAATTTACATACAAGGATGGCTCCCAGTTCGTGTTCATGGATCTG ACAACATTTGAAGAAAGTCGGTTGAACGAAGCAGATGTCGGTGACAAGCAAAAATGGCTGAAAGAGGGAATGGATTGCAATTTGTTGTACTGGAATGGGAAG ATCATTGATTTCGAGCTGCCCATCACCGTGAGACTGACTGTGACTGATACTGACCCCGGGGCAAGCGATAGTGCACAAG GAGGAACAAAGCCTGCAACCCTAGAAACTGGAGCTGTTGTCACGGTGCCCTCTTTTGTGAACGTAGGCGATGACATCCTAGTTGATTCAAGAACCGGACAGTATATGAACAGAGCATAG
- the LOC120651433 gene encoding elongation factor P-like isoform X2, producing MTSLRHLVVGPTCHHPHGVTAATASLQLRRLPSCTRPLRSRLFTRVYALSSNDIRVGTNVEVDGAPWKVLEFLHVKPGKGAAFVRTKMRNYVTGNTVEKTFRAGSTLQEPSLSKETKQFTYKDGSQFVFMDLTTFEESRLNEADVGDKQKWLKEGMDCNLLYWNGKIIDFELPITVRLTVTDTDPGASDSAQGGTKPATLETGAVVTVPSFVNVGDDILVDSRTGQYMNRA from the exons ATGACCTCTCTCCGCCACCTCGTCGTAGGCCCCACCTGCCACCATCCCCATGGCGTCACGGCAGCCACTGCCTCCCTCCAGCTCCGTCGCCTGCCCTCCTGCACCCGCCCCCTCCGCTCCCGCCTCTTCACCC GGGTTTACGCGCTCTCCAGCAATGACATCAGGGTTGGCACCAACGTTGAGGTCGACGGCGCGCCATGGAAAGTTCTAG AGTTTCTCCACGTCAAGCCTGGAAAAGGTGCTGCTTTTGTCAGGACAAAAATGCGCAATTATGTCACAGGCAATACAGTTGAGAAAACGTTTCGAGCTGGAAGTACG CTACAGGAACCATCCCTTTCAAAGGAAACCAAGCAATTTACATACAAGGATGGCTCCCAGTTCGTGTTCATGGATCTG ACAACATTTGAAGAAAGTCGGTTGAACGAAGCAGATGTCGGTGACAAGCAAAAATGGCTGAAAGAGGGAATGGATTGCAATTTGTTGTACTGGAATGGGAAG ATCATTGATTTCGAGCTGCCCATCACCGTGAGACTGACTGTGACTGATACTGACCCCGGGGCAAGCGATAGTGCACAAG GAGGAACAAAGCCTGCAACCCTAGAAACTGGAGCTGTTGTCACGGTGCCCTCTTTTGTGAACGTAGGCGATGACATCCTAGTTGATTCAAGAACCGGACAGTATATGAACAGAGCATAG